Proteins encoded together in one Lathyrus oleraceus cultivar Zhongwan6 chromosome 5, CAAS_Psat_ZW6_1.0, whole genome shotgun sequence window:
- the LOC127083909 gene encoding UDP-glycosyltransferase 76B1, producing the protein MEKNKGPRLLLIPLPVQGHINPMLQLAQILHSNAFSITIIHTSFNSLNPSNYPHFNFCCIQDGISETESSTSDLLNFLIQLNTRCVKPFKECLGKLLSEEPIACLISDAMCYYTQDVATSFNLPRLVLRTSGASSFVAFTALALRGKGYIPIQESKMEDEVTELPPLRVKDLPMINTKEPDKYYEVLYNSVNKTKTSLGVIWNTFEDLESSSLATLSQQFSVPMFPIGPFHKHFPTNNNTSSCSSLIPQDQNCISWLNKHKPESVVYVSLGSLASITEEEFLEIACGLVNSDHPFLWVVRPGLVHGYEWLEPLPSGFVENIEGRGYIVKWAPQQEILAHEAIGLFWTHNGWNSTLESICEGVPMICMPCFTDQKVNARYVSHVWKVGLQLENGMERGEIEWTIRKLMEGDIEGKEIRDRALKLKEEAKVCLGLGGSSCSSLERLVAHILSLELFNFEAS; encoded by the exons ATGGAGAAAAACAAGGGTCCTAGATTGTTGCTTATCCCTTTACCAGTACAAGGACACATAAACCCAATGCTTCAACTTGCACAAATCCTTCACTCAAATGCTTTTTCCATCACCATCATTCACACAAGTTTCAACTCCCTTAACCCTTCAAACTACCCTCACTTCAACTTCTGTTGCATTCAAGATGGTATATCAGAAACTGAATCCTCTACTTCAGATCTCTTGAATTTTCTCATTCAACTCAACACTAGATGTGTAAAGCCTTTCAAAGAGTGCTTAGGAAAACTACTGTCTGAGGAACCTATCGCTTGCTTGATATCAGATGCTATGTGTTATTACACTCAAGATGTTGCTACAAGCTTTAATCTTCCAAGGCTTGTTTTGAGAACTTCTGGTGCATCTTCTTTtgttgcttttactgctttagCTTTAAGAGGAAAAGGGTATATACCTATACAAG AATCTAAAATGGAAGATGAAGTGACAGAGCTACCTCCACTGAGAGTAAAAGACTTACCTATGATCAACACAAAGGAACCAGATAAATATTACGAAGTACTATACAATTCTGTCAACAAAACAAAAACCTCATTAGGAGTGATATGGAACACTTTTGAAGACTTGGAATCATCATCACTTGCAACACTAAGCCAACAATTTTCAGTTCCAATGTTTCCAATAGGCCCTTTTCACAAGCATTTCCCTACTAATAATAATACCTCTTCTTGTAGCAGCTTAATACCACAAGACCAAAATTGCATTTCATGgttaaacaaacacaaaccaGAATCTGTTGTCTACGTGAGTCTTGGAAGTTTAGCTTCAATAACTGAGGAAGAGTTTTTGGAGATAGCTTGCGGTTTAGTCAACAGCGACCACCCGTTTTTGTGGGTGGTTCGACCGGGACTAGTCCACGGATACGAGTGGCTCGAGCCATTGCCGAGCGGGTTCGTGGAGAATATAGAAGGTAGAGGGTATATAGTGAAATGGGCACCCCAACAAGAAATTCTAGCTCATGAAGCTATTGGTTTGTTTTGGACACATAATGGTTGGAATTCAACGTTGGAGAGTATTTGTGAAGGAGTTCCTATGATATGCATGCCTTGTTTTACTGATCAAAAGGTAAATGCTAGGTATGTGAGTCATGTTTGGAAGGTTGGATTGCAATTAGAGAATGGAATGGAGAGAGGTGAAATAGAGTGGACTATTAGAAAATTGATGGAAGGAGATATTGAAGGGAAAGAGATTAGAGATAGAGCTTTGAAATTGAAGGAAGAGGCTAAGGTTTGTTTGGGACTAGGTGGTTCTTCTTGCTCTTCTTTGGAAAGGTTGGTTGCTCATATTTTATCATTGGAGTTATTTAATTTTGAAGCTTCATAG
- the LOC127083910 gene encoding UDP-glycosyltransferase 76B1, giving the protein MEVEKQRGKGHKLVLMPSPFQGHITPLLQLANILYSKGFSITIVHTVFNSPDPSSYPHFTFHPLHGALSETEASKVDAVHLTDIINIKCVQPLKKFLATLLSSQDDDDSVPVSCFIADAALYFTQSVCDEFGIPRLVLRTGGASSFLVFASFPLLREKGYFPVQESRLEEAVVDLPPLKVKDLPVFQSKEPEAFYKLVCRFIDECKKSSGIIWNTYEELESSALTKLRQDFSVPMYPIGPFHKYSLPGSTSTSLLTPDQSCITWLDKQEHKSVVYVSFGSIVAISEAEFLEIAWGLANSNQPFLWAIRPGTIRGSEWLEPLPSEFLENLGGRGYIVKWAPQEQVLKHPAVGAFWTHNGWNSTLESVCEGVPMICMPSFGDQKINAKYASDVWKVGVQLENKLERGEIEKIIRKVMLGDEAKEIRENVMNLKEKANLCLKEGGSSYCFLDSLVSEILSLKSSTSKAH; this is encoded by the exons ATGGAAGTCGAAAAACAGAGAGGAAAAGGTCACAAACTAGTTCTAATGCCATCACCATTTCAAGGCCACATAACACCATTACTCCAACTAGCAAACATCCTCTACTCAAAGGGCTTCTCAATCACAATCGTCCACACTGTTTTCAACTCTCCCGATCCTTCTTCCTATCCTCACTTCACTTTCCACCCTCTCCACGGTGCTTTATCGGAAACCGAAGCTTCAAAGGTAGACGCGGTTCATCTCACTGACATCATCAATATCAAATGCGTGCAGCCTTTGAAGAAATTCTTGGCTACGTTGCTGTCGTCACAGGATGATGATGATTCTGTTCCTGTCTCTTGTTTCATTGCTGATGCTGCTCTTTATTTCACTCAAAGTGTTTGTGATGAGTTTGGGATTCCTCGTCTTGTGCTTAGGACTGGCGGTGCCTCTTCTTTTCTTGTTTTTGCTTCGTTCCCTCTCCTCAGAGAAAAGGGCTATTTTCCTGTTCAAG AGTCTCGATTGGAGGAAGCTGTTGTGGATCTTCCACCTCTCAAAGTGAAAGACCTTCCGGTGTTTCAGTCGAAAGAACCTGAGGCGTTTTACAAACTAGTTTGTCGCTTTATTGATGAATGCAAGAAATCGTCCGGGATTATTTGGAACACTTATGAAGAGTTGGAATCATCTGCGTTAACAAAATTGCGCCAAGATTTTTCTGTGCCGATGTATCCTATAGGCCCTTTTCACAAATACTCTCTTCCTGGTTCAACTTCTACTAGCTTATTGACGCCGGACCAAAGTTGCATCACTTGGCTAGACAAACAAGAACATAAAAGTGTTGTTTATGTGAGTTTCGGGAGTATTGTAGCAATAAGCGAGGCTGAGTTCTTGGAGATAGCTTGGGGTTTAGCCAACAGCAATCAACCTTTCTTGTGGGCGATTCGACCCGGGACAATTCGCGGTTCAGAATGGCTTGAACCGTTGCCAAGTGAGTTCCTAGAGAATTTAGGAGGAAGAGGTTACATTGTGAAATGGGCTCCTCAAGAACAAGTGTTGAAGCATCCTGCAGTAGGAGCATTTTGGACGCATAACGGTTGGAATTCAACTTTGGAGAGTGTATGTGAAGGTGTTCCGATGATTTGTATGCCGTCTTTTGGAGACCAAAAGATCAATGCGAAGTATGCTAGTGATGTTTGGAAGGTTGGAGTGCAGTTAGAGAATAAGCTAGAGAGAGGAGAGATAGAGAAGATCATCAGAAAAGTAATGCTTGGAGACGAAGCCAAAGAGATTAGAGAGAATGTCATGAATTTGAAGGAAAAGGCTAATCTTTGCTTGAAAGAAGGTGGTTCTTCTTATTGTTTCCTTGATTCATTGGTTAGTGAAATATTATCACTTAAATCTTCTACTTCTAAAGCTCACTGA
- the LOC127083911 gene encoding uncharacterized protein LOC127083911 encodes MIMKKLCPNLDREDGLETVLEVPIPEEIFIHKSGTMKAWQNVKYFWMKPNAESKAASMTAGFGGRNTEIQLLLGVVGAPLIPSPIINSSDNYQLITPSIKDQHIEVSMAKYIMKQYVAAVGGERALNSVDSMYAMGQVRMATSEFSAGEGGGNSNNNNKKMMKVKNVEMKGEMGGFVVWQKRPELWCLELVVSGNKISAGSDGKVAWRQTPWHHSHASRGPPRPLRRFLQGLDPRSTANLFSSAVCIGEKTVNKEDCFILKLDAESSALRARSNSNVEIVRHTVWGYFSQRTGLLVQLEDSHLLKLKSSETDCIYWETNMESLIQDYRTVDGIQIAHAGKTKVTLFRFGEGPETRSRTRMEEVWQVEEVDFNIKGLSIDCFLPPSDLKREQEEETGQCGGGGVVASTNAKLPYKIRSASFRISASKVAAVNLDDSCTTSESDEDL; translated from the exons ATGATTATGAAGAAGCTTTGTCCTAATCTAGATAGAGAGGATGGACTTGAAACAGTGCTTGAAGTTCCTATACCAGAGGAAATTTTTATACACAAGAGTGGAACAATGAAAGCTTGGCAGAATGTGAAGTATTTTTGGATGAAGCCAAACGCAGAATCAAAAGCTGCTTCTATGACAGCAGGTTTTGGAGGAAGAAACACAGAGATTCAGCTTTTGTTAGGTGTTGTAGGAGCTCCATTAATTCCTTCACCTATCATCAATTCTTCTGACAATTACCAACTTATCACTCCCAGCATTAAAGACCAACACATT GAGGTTTCAATGGCGAAATATATAATGAAACAGTATGTGGCTGCAGTGGGAGGTGAAAGAGCTTTGAATTCTGTGGATAGTATGTATGCAATGGGACAAGTGAGAATGGCGACTTCGGAGTTTTCGGCAGGGGAAGGAGGTGGgaatagtaataataataataagaagaTGATGAAGGTGAAGAATGTGGAGATGAAAGGAGAGATGGGTGGTTTTGTGGTGTGGCAGAAGAGACCAGAGTTATGGTGTTTAGAATTGGTGGTTTCTGGTAACAAGATTAGTGCAGGAAGTGATGGAAAAGTTGCTTGGAGACAAACTCCATGGCATCATTCGCATGCTTCTCGTGGTCCACCGAGACCTCTCCGGCGTTTCTTACAG GGTCTTGATCCAAGATCAACAGCCAATCTATTCAGCAGCGCGGTATGCATTGGAGAGAAAACAGTGAACAAAGAAGACTGTTTCATATTAAAACTCGATGCAGAATCATCGGCGCTACGAGCTAGAAGCAACAGCAACGTAGAGATAGTTCGACACACGGTGTGGGGATACTTCAGCCAGAGAACAGGTTTATTAGTGCAGCTAGAAGACTCGCACTTGCTCAAACTCAAGTCCTCAGAAACCGACTGCATATACTGGGAAACAAACATGGAATCACTAATACAAGACTACAGAACCGTCGACGGAATTCAAATAGCACATGCCGGGAAAACAAAGGTGACCTTGTTTAGGTTTGGTGAGGGACCCGAGACGCGTTCGAGGACGAGAATGGAAGAGGTTTGGCAAGTTGAAGAAGTTGATTTTAATATTAAAGGTTTGTCTATTGATTGTTTTTTACCTCCTAGTGATTTGAAAAGAGAACAAGAAGAAGAAACAGGACAGTGTGGTGGTGGTGGTGTGGTTGCTAGTACTAATGCTAAGTTGCCTTATAAGATTCGTTCAGCTTCTTTTAGAATAAGCGCTTCTAAAGTAGCAGCTGTGAATTTGGATGATTCTTGTACTACTAGTGAGAGTGATGAGGATTTGTAA